In the Paralichthys olivaceus isolate ysfri-2021 chromosome 17, ASM2471397v2, whole genome shotgun sequence genome, one interval contains:
- the fasn2 gene encoding phthioceranic/hydroxyphthioceranic acid synthase: MEEAEDVIAVVGIGCNFPGGEGLDNFWKVLVDGRNCSLPIPKKRFDLSVWYDPDENKAGKSRTAKAALIDGFNDFDHKFFGISDSEVEQMDPQQKQLLQCVYRALENAGIPMEKASGTRTGVFLGLMNRDYETNAAHVHPSVINHWTGTGLAMSIASNRVSYIFNFTGPSLSIDSACSSSLVALHLACQSIKQGDCEMAVCGGVNCIFEPRVFVALSKAKMISPEGTSRPFSSTADGYGRGEGCGVVLLKPLKKALEDHDHIWGIISKTAVNQDGRSVTPITKPSMTQQEELLRGIYSESDLANVQYIEAHGTGTPVGDPTEAGSISNVIAKAKPPGSETLRIGSVKSNIGHTESAAGVAGLIKVLLMMKHETIVPSVFYSEETASVDAKALNIKVPQEAEKWEASGARIAGVNNFGFGGTNAHVVVKQYKQSPIRQPHDETQPKYFVMSANSIKSLSLMMEDTITQLEADREVDLDSLLYTSACRRSHLKHRYRKAIMLSSVVDLKDKLRAAVGKDISQAYSDPRLVFVFCGNGVTYHGMCKQLLKHEPVFRDKIIEITQLFKRLSGLNILDMLDSEFESSDFKNPEVVQPLLFAIQVGITTLLRHWGVKPDAILGHSVGEVAAAHCSGLLSLEDAIKVIYFRSTLQSKVTGGMMLVISNMAVSEVTALLPCYSGRVCLAAFNSPQSCTLSGDADAIKSLHTELSASAKGQNLFLRLLNVPAAYHSHMMDPILTEIKETIGLLQVNDLDTELFSTVTGKEVQQGDFCTGEYWARNIREPVAFEQTVRLAVKGKNTVFVEIGPRRALQRNIIESLDSDTTVLPSVQPGKDHETIMSVVSKLFELGVQVDWNTFYKGYEQIPLPFPKYKFDCSDRDVIIGAAQTNTASNHPVLCQTGSDSNIFSLDLRSDSSFYLKEHKHNNIPIIPGAFYAELGLAAVMASAKPKVPLNSLQLSVNFHSPCILTLNSPEIKVKLEQTKTETSFTVFSSSALYASGTVVSQRERMIEEQSLSLSAIFKRCKSVVSSQEFYGHLSQGGFQYGDVFKNKGNVHYGEDLKEAFVVVSVPEELRPQLHDYCIHPVVLDFLMQLLPVTVEHIFAGRPGFPAKIGSLTVFEPLQDEMIVYLRAMTVGTDHFEVCGCFTDRNGRVLVEVKHVLLKYLGSHSHVVEEYFYHNSFSVIPETISSAPPPKALVFCDDMGISNGLEQHLDSGSQYISVTHAKDILRNGFPSLLAKFNIHDSQEKFDEVLFLWGKENLTSQAADVALQKLVNCCEIFRQIVLELKRLNFPASIRAVTYRSSDVTVDHINPGFAIAGMTRSFAAEIPDLSFQLIDIDTVSAKDIAALSEVLLSFPCSKYPEVVVKDGLILKPSIVRTPPEIDDASACSFTSTMSEPCVLQTADAHEITQVSAIHFEEGDLPISDTSVEIRPSTICVHSSDFFPVSASHLKFGQTMYWNKHSSQSHKLLALDFSGTVTAVGKDVRKLKAGDHVASCYPVLAASKVRVPEDVCYSTKQFPFLQKTPCVSYYVLAWEILHRALPKAKNHLGIISPVPESALTKVLALTSYKSGWNVVIGTQCNGSFVRVEQIDAFVVLPPFEESLIDKICSFPRVQHVVIICESQMQCLLAQDMFHSVKESIHVQTILIPAILQKGSLSVQRPHIYHWLKSLKLSRKCAVKNFTFQNVKSDKKPKSYFNSKKLAVVALEEDNGSALSEIPLLPTKKLLFRKKAVYIVTGGLSGLGFETVKFISQRGGGVVVILSRSKPIPELQEEMQNIEKQCGNCITSMECDVSVSEHVHQVISAIGQKFPGCPVRGVFHSAVVLHDGLIETLDRSLYEKVLKPKVKGVLNLHHATLHCQLHYFVCYSSISAFLGNASQTNYAAANSFLDMFCHYRRKLGLSGQSINWGALNLGLLLNKEHFQQFLEAKGMMVLDVDEIHRSLEQCLLLNQPQQAVCRFHFRNIRFNILSQNISLTMRLSKLVEEALKKSDETDAQAKQAKSVSPKEYVTSLLTTTIGMDQSELKDDSLLSSLGIDSMQAMTLQNVIFQERGVNIPLVKLLDPSATLSTVVAVLSEGAEGDNVSDDAETSNSTNEMEDLSTRL; encoded by the exons atggaggaagcTGAGGATGTAATCGCAGTTGTGGGCATTGGATGTAATTTTCCTGGAg GAGAAGGGCTTGATAATTTCTGGAAGGTTCTTGTTGATGGGAGAAACTGTTCTTTGCCAATTCCCAAAAAGAGGTTCGACTTGTCTGTGTGGTACGACCCTGACGAAAACAAAGCGGGTAAATCCCGCACAGCCAAGGCTGCTCTCATTGACGG gtTTAATGATTTTGACCACAAGTTCTTTGGCATCAGCGACAGTGAAGTGGAACAAATGGATCCTCAACAGaagcagctccttcagtgtGTTTACAGAGCTTTAGAAAATGCTGGGATTCCTATGGAGAAGGCCAGCGGCACCAGGACAGGAGTGTTTTTGG gcCTAATGAACAGAGATTATGAAACAAATGCTGCGCACGTGCACCCGAGTGTGATCAACCACTGGACTGGCACAGGCCTCGCCATGAGCATCGCATCAAACAGAGTCTCATACATCTTCAACTTCACTGGGCCGTCACTGTCCATAGACAGCGCCTGCTCCTCGTCCCTCGTGGCTCTTCATCTCGCTTGTCAATCCATTAAACAAG GTGATTGTGAGATGGCTGTTTGTGGAGGAGTCAACTGCATCTTTGAGCCAAGAGTGTTTGTTGCTCTGAGCAAAGCCAAGATGATTTCACCTGAAGGGACGAGCAGACCTTTCTCCAGCACAGCAGACGGCTACGGCCGAGGGGAGGGCTGCGGGGTCGTTCTTCTGAAACCACTGAAAAAG GCGTTAGAAGACCATGACCATATCTGGGGCATCATCAGCAAAACAGCCGTCAACCAAGATGGACGCTCAGTCACTCCGATCACCAAACCCTCCATGACGCAGCAAGAGGAGCTGCTGCGAGGAATCTACTCAGAGTCCGACCTTGCCAATGTTCAGTACATAGAGGCACATGGGACTGGAACCCCGGTTGGAGACCCAACAGAGGCAGGAAGCATCTCAAACGTCATCGCTAAGGCCAAACCTCCTGGTTCAGAGACACTGCGGATTGGCTCGGTGAAGAGCAACATCGGACATACAGAATCTGCAGCTGGAGTGGCCGGACTCATTAAGGTTCTCCTAATGATGAAGCACGAGACCATTGTTCCCTCCGTTTTCTACTCTGAAGAAACTGCCAGTGTTGATGCCAAAGCCCTGAACATTAAAGTTCCTCAGGAAGCAGAAAAGTGGGAAGCCTCTGGTGCACGAATTGCAGGGGTGAACAACTTTGGCTTTGGGGGTACAAatgcacatgttgttgtcaaACAGTACAAACAGTCTCCCATCAGACAACCGCATGATGAGACACAACCAAAGTACTTTGTCATGTCAGCAAATTCaataaaatctctctctctcatgatgGAAGACACCATCACACAGCTTGAGGCAGATCGTGAAGTGGATCTAGATTCTCTCTTGTACACGTCAGCTTGCAGAAGGAGCCATCTCAAACATAGATACCGAAAAGCCATCATGTTATCATCTGTAGTCGATCTTAAAGATAAGTTAAGGGCTGCTGTTGGCAAAGATATAAGCCAAGCCTACTCCGATCCAAGGTTAGTGTTTGTCTTCTGTGGAAATGGCGTCACTTACCATGGCATGTGCAAGCAGCTCCTCAAACACGAACCTGTCTTCAGAGATAAAATCATAGAGATTACACAACTTTTTAAAAGGCTGAGTGGGCTGAACATCCTGGACATGCTTGACAGTGAGTTTGAGAGTAGTGACTTTAAAAACCCAGAGGTTGTCCAACCACTGCTCTTTGCCATCCAGGTTGGCATTACCACCCTACTCAGACATTGGGGTGTCAAGCCAGATGCGATACTTGGACACTCTGTGGGTGAGGTTGCAGCCGCTCACTGCTCTGGCCTCTTGTCTCTTGAGGATGCGATAAAAGTCATCTATTTCCGCAGCACGCTCCAGAGCAAAGTCACCGGCGGGATGATGCTTGTGATCAGCAACATGGCTGTATCGGAGGTAACTGCTCTTCTCCCTTGTTACTCTGGTAGAGTTTGCCTTGCTGCTTTCAACAGTCCACAGTCTTGCACCCTGTCAGGGGATGCAGATGCAATTAAGAGCCTCCATACAGAGCTAAGTGCCTCAGCCAAAGGTCAGAATCTGTTCCTGCGTCTCCTGAATGTCCCTGCCGCTTACCACAGCCACATGATGGATCCAATTCTGACAGAAATCAAGGAAACAATTGGCCTCTTACAGGTGAACGATCTTGACACAGAGTTGTTCTCAACAGTGACAGGCAAGGAGGTCCAGCAGGGAGATTTCTGCACAGGTGAATACTGGGCTAGAAACATCCGTGAGCCAGTCGCCTTCGAGCAGACAGTGAGGTTGGCAGTGAAAGGAAAGAACACAGTCTTTGTAGAGATAGGGCCAAGAAGGGCTCTGCAGCGAAACATCATTGAATCTCTGGATAGTGACACAACTGTTCTTCCCTCAGTGCAGCCAGGGAAAGACCATGAAACAATCATGTCAGTAGTTTCTAAGCTGTTTGAACTGGGGGTTCAGGTTGATTGGAACACCTTCTATAAAGGATATGAGCAAATACCGTTGCCTTTCCCAAAATACAAGTTTGATTGCTCTGACAGAGACGTGATTATTggagcagcacaaacaaacacagcaagtAATCATCCTGTGCtctgtcagacaggaagtgatagCAACATATTCAGCCTAGATCTGAGGTCAGATTCTTCTTTCTACCTAAaagagcacaaacacaacaatataCCCATCATCCCTGGCGCCTTCTATGCCGAGTTGGGTTTAGCAGCAGTCATGGCCAGTGCCAAACCAAAAGTACCACTCAACTCACTACAGCTCAGTGTCAATTTCCACAGCCCATGTATTTTAACACTGAATTCACCTGAAATTAAGGTGAAACTGGAACAAACCAAGACAGAAACCAGTTTTACGGTGTTCTCTTCATCTGCATTGTATGCATCAGGCACAGTTGTCTCCCAAAGAGAGAGGATGATTGAGGAGCAGTCTCTTTCACTGAGCGCCATCTTCAAAAGATGCAAATCTGTTGTGAGCTCTCAGGAGTTCTATGGTCATTTGTCTCAAGGAGGCTTTCAGTATGGAGATGTCTTCAAGAATAAGGGGAATGTGCACTATGGAGAAGATCTCAAGGAGGCTTTTGTAGTTGTATCAGTTCCAGAGGAACTTCGACCACAGTTGCATGACTACTGCATCCACCCTGTTGTGTTGGATTTTCTGATGCAGCTTCTCCCAGTCACAGTAGAACACATCTTTGCTGGTAGACCAGGCTTTCCTGCCAAAATTGGAAGTTTGACCGTGTTTGAACCTCTGCAAGATGAGATGATTGTGTATTTGAGAGCAATGACTGTGGGTACTGATCACTTTGAGGTTTGTGGCTGTTTTACAGATAGAAACGGCAGAGTGTTGGTTGAGGTTAAGCATGTGCTATTGAAGTATCTTGGCAGTCACTCTCATGTGGTTGAGGAGTACTTCTACCATAACTCCTTCAGTGTCATCCCTGAAACTATCtcatctgctcctcctccaaaGGCCTTGGTCTTCTGTGATGACATGGGGATCTCTAATGGCCTGGAACAACATTTGGACTCAGGATCTCAGTACATATCAGTCACACATGCAAAGGATATTTTGAGAAATGGCTTCCCCTCTCTCTTGGCAAAATTCAATATCCATGATAGCCAGGAAAAGTTTGATGAGGTGTTGTTTTTGTGGGGCAAAGAAAACCTCACTTCACAGGCAGCTGATGTTGCTCTGCAGAAACTTGTGAACTGCTGTGAGATTTTCCGTCAAATAGTCCTTGAGCTTAAGCGACTTAACTTTCCAGCCTCTATTAGAGCAGTAACCTACCGTTCATCTGATGTCACAGTAGACCACATAAATCCAGGTTTTGCAATCGCTGGCATGACCAGATCATTTGCTGCAGAGATACCAGATCTTTCATTTCAACTCATTGACATAGATACTGTATCTGCTAAGGACATTGCAGCTCTGTCTGAGGTCCTACTATCATTTCCTTGCAGCAAGTACCCAGAGGTGGTGGTAAAAGATGGACTGATTTTAAAACCTTCCATTGTCCGTACTCCGCCCGAAATAGATGACGCTTCAGCATGCAGTTTTACCTCAACAATGTCCGAGCCTTGCGTCCTTCAAACAGCCGATGCACATGAGATTACTCAAGTGAGTGCCATTCACTTTGAAGAGGGAGACCTGCCAATCAGTGACACATCAGTTGAAATCCGTCCCAGCACGATATGTGTCCATTCATCTGATTTCTTCCCCGTCAGTGCCTCACACTTGAAATTTGGCCAGACAATGTACTGGAATAAACATTCCTCCCAAAGTCACAAGCTGCTGGCTCTTGATTTCAGCGGTACTGTTACCGCAGTTGGAAAAGATGTGAGAAAACTGAAGGCGGGAGATCACGTTGCTTCCTGCTATCCTGTGTTGGCAGCCAGCAAGGTCAGGGTCCCAGAGGATGTGTGCTACAGCACAAAACAATTCCCATTCCTTCAAAAAACACCCTGTGTTTCCTACTATGTGCTGGCATGGGAAATACTGCATCGAGCCTTACCCAAAGCCAAAAATCATCTAGGAATCATATCCCCTGTTCCTGAGTCTGCTCTGACAAAAGTCTTGGCACTTACTTCCTACAAATCTGGCTGGAATGTGGTCATTGGAACGCAGTGTAATGGTTCTTTTGTACGTGTCGAACAAATTGATGCATTTGTTGTCCTGCCCCCATTTGAAGAATCCCTGATTGACAAAATTTGCAGTTTCCCAAGGGTCCAACATGTTGTCATCATCTGTGAATCTCAGATGCAATGTTTGCTTGCTCAGGACATGTTCCACAGTGTAAAGGAAAGTATTCACGTGCAGACGATTCTGATCCCAGCCATTTTGCAAAAGGGATCTTTGAGTGTGCAAAGGCCACATATTTATCACTGGCTCAAATCCTTGAAGTTGAGCAggaaatgtgctgtaaaaaacTTTACCTTTCAGAATGTGAAGTCTGACAAGAAACCAAAGTCGTACTTCAACTCAAAGAAACTGGCTGTTGTTGCTCTGGAAGAAGACAATGGCAGTGCTCTGTCGGAGATCCCACTGCTACCAACAAAAAAACTGCTCTTCCGAAAGAAAGCGGTGTACATAGTGACAGGTGGTCTTTCTGGTCTGGGCTTTGAAACTGTCAAGTTCATCTCccaaagaggggggggggttgttgtcaTACTATCCCGGAGCAAGCCCATAccagagctgcaggaagagATGCAGAACATAGAGAAACAGTGTGGAAACTGCATCACGAGCATGGAGTGTGACGTGTCTGTCTCTGAGCATGTGCACCAGGTTATTAGTGCCATTGGCCAGAAGTTCCCTGGTTGTCCAGTTAGAGGAGTGTTTCACAGTGCCGTTGTCTTGCATGATGGGCTGATTGAGACCCTTGACAGATCTCTGTATGAGAAAGTTCTCAAACCAAAAGTAAAGGGTGTATTAAATTTGCATCACGCAACACTGCACTGCCAGTTACACTATTTTGTGTGTTATTCCTCCATCTCAGCTTTTCTGGGAAATGCATCACAAACAAACTATGCAGCAGCCAACTCGTTCCTCGACATGTTCTGTCATTACAGACGCAAACTCGGGCTGTCTGGACAGTCCATCAACTGGGGAGCGCTGAACCTTGGTCTCCTCTTGAACAAGGAGCATTTCCAGCAATTTCTGGAGGCAAAGGGGATGATGGTGTTGGATGTTGATGAAATTCATAGAAGCTTAGAGCAGTGCCTCCTGCTCAATCAACCCCAACAGGCTGTTTGCAGGTTTCACTTCAGAAACATCAGGTTCAACATCCTCTCTCAAAATATATCCTTGACGATGCGCCTGTCCAAGTTAGTTGAAGAGGCTTTGAAAAaatcagatgaaacagatgCTCAAGCAAAACAAGCTAAAAGTGTCTCGCCAAAAGAGTACGTGACCTCTCTCCTCACCACAACCATCGGCATGGATCAGAGTGAGCTGAAAGATGACTCACTTCTCTCGTCTTTGGGCATCGACTCCATGCAGGCCATGACTCTGCAGAACGTGATCTTtcaggagagaggagtgaaCATACCTCTGGTGAAACTGTTGGACCCCAGCGCCACATTATCAACAGTGGTAGCTGTGCTGAGTGAAGGAGCCGAAGGTGACAATGTCAGTGATGACGCAGAGACGAGTAACTCCACAAATGAAATGGAGGATCTTTCAACCAGAttgtaa